ACATGCCACTTCCACCACATGCGGCGCCGCTCGGCCGGCAGGTAATCGCGCCAGTACGCATACTGCGCACCGACGGTCACCGCATGCCGCACATGCACGTTCGATCCCGCGAGCCCGAGCACGCAGCCGCCGATGCTGTGCGCGACGACGTCGAGCGGCTGGCCCGGAAACGCGGCGCGCGCATAGTGCAGCGCGGCCTCGCAATCGAGCCTGCCCCAGTCGAGCCAGTTCGCGCGCAGCTTCGCGAGCCGCGCCGGGCGCGATCCGCCGATGCCGCGATAGTCGTAGACGAGCACGTCGCGCCCCTGCGCGAACAGCCAGGCCGCGAAACGGAAGTAATAGTCGCAGCGCACCGACGTCGCGCAATTGATGACCGTCACGGGCCGCACGGCACCGCCGCCGCGATGGCGCCACACATGGCCGCGTAGCACATAGCCGTCGGCCGCGCGCAGCGTCACGGGCTCGGGCGGCAGCGCGCCCGCCGCGCGATCACGCTGCGCCGCCCCGCCTTCTTCGTTCGAAATCGTCATCCTGTCTCCTGTCGGCCAGAGTTAACGCTTCAGCGCTTACTCTGGCCCCATGCTTCGCGGTCGGTCAGCGTTAGCGCTTTAGCGCTTTAGCGCTTACTGCGATCCCATGCTTCGCGGTCGGCCAGAGTTAGCGCTTTAACGCCTGCCCTGGCCCCCTGCTTCGCGATCCGGGCCGGCGCGAACCGCCACCCGCACCCATCGGCCAGCCTCCATTGAACTTGACGCGCCCCGTGTTCTCAACCAATCTTGCTGCTCCGTTCGCATGAGTCATACGCATGTCAACGCCGCTCGTCCGTCTCCCGTCGCTCGACCTCGTCCGCGGTTTCGTCGCCGTCGGTCGCCGCATGAGCATCACGCTCGCCGCGCAGGACCTGTGCGTCACCCAATCGGCGGTCAGCCGCCAGGTGCATGCGCTCGAAGCCCATCTCGGCGTCGCGTTGCTGCAGCGCGGCTACCGGAAGATCGCGTTCACGCCGGAAGGCGAGCGGCTGTTCCGCGTCGCGGATGCGGCCCTGCACAGCCTGCAGGACACGGTCGCGTCGCTCGCCGCCGCGCGCGAGCGCCAGCCCGTCACGATCACCGCGAGCATCGGCGTTACCGCGCTGTGGCTGCTGCCGCGGCTCGGGCGGCTGCAGGCGCGCCTGCCCGGGATCGACCTGCGCGTCGCCGCGAACGACAAGGTACTCGATTTGCGCGCCGAAGGCATCGACCTCGGCATCCGCTATTGCCCACGCGATCGCGCCCCGACCGGCGCGCTGCGCCTGTTCGACGAGATCGTCGTGCCGGTCGCGCATCCGGCG
The nucleotide sequence above comes from Burkholderia pyrrocinia. Encoded proteins:
- a CDS encoding LysR substrate-binding domain-containing protein gives rise to the protein MSTPLVRLPSLDLVRGFVAVGRRMSITLAAQDLCVTQSAVSRQVHALEAHLGVALLQRGYRKIAFTPEGERLFRVADAALHSLQDTVASLAAARERQPVTITASIGVTALWLLPRLGRLQARLPGIDLRVAANDKVLDLRAEGIDLGIRYCPRDRAPTGALRLFDEIVVPVAHPALAARPVTSAAAIADHVLLEFDGPPQPQLQWHAHLHAAGLGDARPKGVLRFNQYDQVIQAAIAGQGVALGRLALVAPMLADGRLAVLGPHTQALSDAYGYWLFQHDPAPRREVADVRDWMLAEAAECDAAMRAHDTASA
- a CDS encoding alpha/beta fold hydrolase, encoding MTISNEEGGAAQRDRAAGALPPEPVTLRAADGYVLRGHVWRHRGGGAVRPVTVINCATSVRCDYYFRFAAWLFAQGRDVLVYDYRGIGGSRPARLAKLRANWLDWGRLDCEAALHYARAAFPGQPLDVVAHSIGGCVLGLAGSNVHVRHAVTVGAQYAYWRDYLPAERRRMWWKWHVAMPALAAVFGYVPAKRLGWMEDTPRGIALSWARSRPRFEDIYTGGLLDESAVSRAALPARFAGLSAPMLAIGLDDDAFGTVDAIERLVGYYAGSDVTHLRIAPGDIGVDAIGHFAFFHSRFTDALWPVALYWLQHGVLPADAPGAVHALHPASRRRTAGSGVPGVAANG